The following are from one region of the Phormidium sp. PBR-2020 genome:
- a CDS encoding response regulator, with product MASHKILVIDDSRVIQKTVKSMLPPGNFDVVEAKDGEEGLNKIHSDKPSLIMLDFLLPKRSGWEVFQEIQADANLRKIPLLVMSGRKEEVTEKISEPFEFFEFIEKPFEKKQLLGAIKAAMAKSKKPRTAAAAPSAAPAAAATGGGDEVAALRAKVTSLEKEVAGLKKQVSQILAFIKQKLK from the coding sequence GTGGCAAGTCACAAAATTTTAGTCATTGATGACAGTCGTGTCATCCAAAAAACTGTTAAGAGTATGTTGCCTCCCGGGAACTTCGATGTGGTCGAAGCCAAGGACGGCGAAGAAGGTTTGAACAAGATTCACTCCGATAAGCCCAGCCTGATTATGTTGGACTTCCTGCTGCCGAAACGAAGTGGCTGGGAAGTCTTTCAGGAAATTCAGGCCGACGCTAATCTCCGCAAAATCCCCCTGTTGGTGATGTCGGGCCGCAAGGAAGAGGTCACGGAAAAAATTTCTGAGCCGTTTGAGTTCTTTGAGTTCATTGAGAAGCCCTTTGAGAAGAAACAGCTTCTCGGGGCCATTAAGGCGGCCATGGCCAAGTCCAAAAAACCTCGGACTGCTGCCGCTGCGCCGTCTGCTGCACCAGCGGCTGCGGCTACTGGGGGAGGTGACGAGGTCGCCGCATTGCGAGCCAAGGTTACCAGTTTGGAGAAAGAAGTGGCCGGCTTGAAGAAACAGGTGTCCCAGATTCTGGCCTTTATCAAGCAAAAATTGAAATAG
- a CDS encoding sulfotransferase yields MNIPKFIVVGAHKSGTSSLHTYLNQHPQIYLPPKKGLDLLYRLKFNELDEAGEYLTQFEGAESGQVIGEVSSVYLHRGSQFVEKMKYLFPDLKIIAILRNPIERAYSHALWDHRHHAYTQEEIHNLDQYFHQSIMTSKTFLRPGLYHTHLQTYFSHFSRDQVKLFLHEDFINSPHDFFAEIFDFIGVDPGFCPDRSSRLHVGSVQLANPYRTLLKKGESLKSVAKPFIPKAIRQFIWKLLYAKSHGPKPSMSNHLRSELINYFHDEVINLQQLTGLEVSHWLDMPERESAKGG; encoded by the coding sequence ATGAACATTCCAAAATTTATTGTTGTGGGTGCTCACAAATCCGGAACGTCGTCATTGCATACCTACCTAAACCAGCATCCACAAATTTATTTACCCCCTAAAAAAGGATTAGATCTTCTCTACCGTTTAAAATTTAACGAGCTGGATGAAGCAGGGGAATATCTCACTCAATTTGAAGGAGCCGAATCGGGGCAAGTCATAGGTGAAGTATCAAGTGTTTATTTACATCGAGGAAGTCAGTTTGTTGAGAAAATGAAATACCTATTTCCAGATCTGAAAATTATCGCAATTCTCAGAAATCCCATTGAACGGGCCTATTCCCATGCCCTGTGGGATCATCGCCATCACGCCTACACTCAAGAGGAAATCCATAATCTTGATCAGTATTTTCATCAATCGATTATGACATCCAAAACCTTTTTGAGGCCTGGGCTGTATCACACCCACCTTCAAACTTATTTTTCGCACTTTAGTCGAGACCAGGTCAAGCTTTTTCTGCATGAAGACTTTATCAACAGTCCTCATGATTTTTTTGCAGAAATTTTCGATTTTATCGGAGTTGATCCAGGTTTTTGTCCAGATCGATCATCACGCCTCCATGTCGGCTCTGTTCAGTTGGCTAACCCCTATAGAACCTTGTTAAAAAAAGGTGAATCTCTGAAATCTGTGGCCAAGCCCTTTATTCCTAAGGCAATCCGTCAGTTCATCTGGAAACTACTCTATGCCAAGAGCCATGGACCCAAACCCTCTATGTCTAATCATCTCAGGTCTGAGCTAATCAACTATTTTCATGATGAAGTTATTAATTTGCAACAACTGACAGGATTGGAGGTGTCCCATTGGCTCGATATGCCAGAGAGGGAATCTGCTAAGGGCGGTTAG
- a CDS encoding DUF2949 domain-containing protein: MKFNKLAKLIRFLQDDLSVPSNSIDLALRQGENAPNAFPMVLWQYGLINLEQLDRIFDWLETA, encoded by the coding sequence ATGAAATTTAACAAGCTCGCCAAACTGATTCGCTTTTTACAAGACGATTTATCGGTCCCCTCCAACTCCATCGATTTGGCCCTACGCCAGGGAGAAAACGCCCCCAATGCCTTCCCCATGGTGTTATGGCAATATGGACTGATCAACCTCGAACAACTCGATCGCATTTTTGACTGGCTCGAAACAGCGTAA
- a CDS encoding radical SAM protein — MNASVFADERLLFEPVSPQSNALEVIFAFPNTYSVGITSLGYQVIWATLAMREDVSVSRLFTDVSEPLPEEADVLGFSLSWELDYVNILSLLESLQIPRRSEFRHENHPLVFGGGPVLTANPEPFADFFDVILLGDGEDLIPNFLNACQEVRGASRGEQLRRLAQVPGVYVPSLYAVRYHSAEGAIASITPRESQIPPQVEKQTYRGNTLSTSSVVTQQAAWENIYMVEVVRSCPEMCRFCLASYLTLPFRTASLEESLIPAIERGLGVSNRLGLLGASITQHPEFEAVLDYLDQDRYDALRLSIASVRTNTVTPKLAQILTKRGTKSITIAVETGSERLRRVINKKLQNEEIVQAAQQAKAGGLRGVKLYGMVGIPGETDEDVTQTVEMMTQLKREVPGLRLTLGCSTFVPKAHTPFQGYGVNPRAKKRLKVLEKALRSQGMDFRPESYNWSVIQALIARGDRRLSHLLELVRDYGDTVGSYKRAFKQLRGQLPPLDDYVHQDYEGDRILPWAHLRGPLPPETLAKHLTDAQQAMSLI, encoded by the coding sequence GTGAATGCTTCTGTTTTTGCCGATGAACGCCTGTTGTTTGAGCCAGTCTCGCCGCAGTCGAACGCCCTAGAGGTGATTTTTGCCTTTCCCAATACCTACAGTGTGGGCATCACCAGCCTCGGCTATCAGGTGATTTGGGCCACCCTCGCCATGCGTGAGGATGTCTCAGTCAGTCGCCTGTTTACGGATGTCAGTGAACCCCTCCCCGAGGAGGCGGATGTGTTGGGGTTCTCCCTGTCTTGGGAACTCGATTATGTCAATATCCTCAGTTTGCTGGAGTCGTTGCAAATTCCCCGACGATCTGAGTTTCGCCATGAGAACCATCCCCTGGTGTTTGGCGGTGGCCCGGTATTGACGGCTAATCCTGAACCCTTTGCGGATTTCTTTGATGTGATTCTTCTTGGGGATGGGGAGGATTTGATTCCCAACTTCCTCAACGCCTGTCAGGAGGTGCGGGGGGCCTCCCGGGGGGAACAGCTGCGACGTTTGGCCCAGGTTCCGGGGGTCTATGTTCCCAGTTTATATGCGGTGCGCTATCACAGTGCCGAGGGGGCGATCGCCTCAATTACCCCCAGGGAGTCTCAGATTCCCCCCCAAGTCGAGAAACAAACCTATCGGGGGAATACGCTGTCAACCTCTTCGGTGGTGACGCAACAGGCCGCTTGGGAGAATATCTATATGGTGGAGGTGGTGCGCAGTTGTCCAGAAATGTGCCGTTTCTGTTTAGCCAGTTATCTGACGCTTCCCTTTCGTACGGCTAGTTTAGAGGAGTCTTTGATTCCCGCCATTGAACGGGGGTTGGGGGTGAGTAACCGTCTGGGCCTGTTGGGGGCCTCGATTACCCAACATCCTGAGTTTGAGGCGGTGTTAGACTATCTCGATCAAGACCGCTACGATGCCCTACGATTGAGTATTGCCTCAGTGCGCACCAATACGGTGACCCCCAAGTTAGCCCAGATTTTGACCAAGCGGGGAACTAAATCGATCACGATTGCGGTGGAAACGGGATCGGAACGCTTGCGGCGGGTGATTAACAAGAAATTGCAGAATGAGGAGATTGTTCAGGCGGCGCAACAGGCGAAGGCTGGAGGCTTGAGAGGAGTTAAACTCTATGGCATGGTGGGCATCCCCGGCGAGACGGATGAGGATGTCACCCAGACGGTGGAGATGATGACGCAGTTGAAACGGGAGGTTCCGGGATTACGGTTAACCCTCGGCTGTAGTACCTTTGTTCCCAAGGCCCATACCCCGTTTCAGGGCTATGGGGTGAATCCTCGGGCCAAGAAACGGTTGAAGGTGTTGGAGAAGGCCTTGAGATCGCAGGGGATGGACTTTCGCCCGGAGAGTTATAACTGGTCAGTGATTCAGGCTCTCATTGCTCGGGGCGATCGTCGTCTCTCGCACTTGTTAGAGTTAGTACGGGATTATGGCGACACCGTCGGCAGTTATAAACGGGCCTTCAAGCAGTTACGAGGACAACTCCCCCCCCTAGATGACTATGTGCATCAGGATTACGAGGGCGATCGCATCCTCCCCTGGGCCCATCTCCGGGGTCCCCTCCCCCCAGAAACCCTAGCCAAACATCTCACCGACGCCCAACAAGCCATGAGCCTCATCTGA
- a CDS encoding DNA polymerase III subunit beta, which translates to MKLVCTQGELNTHLSLAIHAVPSRPTHPVLANIRLTADAQQQQIQLTGFDLSLGIRTSFPAQVEASGDVALPAKLLNDIVSRLPEGDLTLEQHEDSYQTTLTSLSGTYKVQGMSVEEFPELPAIEDGKVIQLGSESLLEGLRGTLFATSSDETKQVLTGVHLAVRADGIEFAATDGHRLAVVEALNDGDSPAMNLGDDEVFEVTVPAQALRELERTIGKRATPTPLTLSIDEGQAVFEVADRRLTSRTLEGAYPAYRQLIPREFDNQANLDRRALLSALERIAVIADRKNNIVKFSFDSGSQQVTLGVDAADVGSGTECLPAQISGESLEIAFNVKYVMESLRNLQSTEIQLQLNTATSPVILTPLGGTKMIHLVMPVQIRD; encoded by the coding sequence ATGAAACTGGTTTGCACCCAAGGGGAACTCAACACCCATCTATCCTTAGCCATCCATGCCGTTCCCTCCCGTCCAACGCATCCGGTTTTAGCCAATATCCGCCTCACCGCCGATGCCCAACAGCAACAGATTCAACTGACTGGCTTCGACCTTAGCCTGGGGATTCGCACCAGCTTTCCCGCCCAAGTCGAGGCCAGTGGTGACGTGGCCCTCCCCGCCAAACTCCTCAATGATATTGTCTCCCGACTCCCCGAGGGAGACCTCACCCTAGAACAACACGAAGACAGCTATCAAACCACCCTCACCTCCCTCTCAGGAACCTATAAAGTCCAGGGAATGAGTGTTGAGGAGTTCCCTGAACTGCCCGCCATTGAAGATGGCAAAGTCATCCAACTCGGCAGTGAGTCCCTCCTCGAAGGCTTGCGGGGAACCTTATTTGCCACCAGTTCCGATGAAACCAAACAAGTCCTAACGGGCGTTCACCTAGCGGTTCGGGCCGATGGCATTGAATTTGCCGCCACTGACGGTCATCGTTTAGCCGTCGTCGAAGCCCTTAACGATGGGGATAGCCCCGCCATGAATCTCGGCGATGATGAGGTCTTTGAAGTCACGGTTCCCGCCCAGGCCCTGCGGGAATTAGAGCGTACCATTGGCAAACGAGCCACCCCCACCCCCTTAACCCTCTCCATTGACGAAGGACAAGCGGTGTTTGAGGTGGCAGACCGTCGCCTTACCAGTCGTACCCTAGAGGGGGCATATCCCGCCTATCGGCAACTGATTCCCCGAGAATTTGACAACCAAGCCAATCTCGATCGCCGCGCCCTTCTCAGCGCCCTTGAACGCATTGCCGTCATTGCTGACCGCAAAAATAACATCGTCAAGTTTAGCTTTGACAGTGGCAGTCAACAGGTGACTCTGGGGGTAGATGCGGCCGATGTGGGCAGTGGAACGGAATGTTTACCGGCGCAAATTTCTGGCGAGAGTCTAGAGATTGCCTTTAATGTCAAGTACGTCATGGAATCCCTGCGTAATCTCCAATCCACAGAAATTCAACTTCAGTTAAACACCGCCACCTCCCCGGTGATTCTCACCCCCCTAGGGGGAACCAAGATGATTCACTTGGTGATGCCGGTTCAGATTCGCGATTAA
- the lipA gene encoding lipoyl synthase: protein MADFDSRAQLRAELATLPPWLRRPLGQASQMSRVQRVIKQRQIHTICEEGRCPNRGECYAQGTATFLLMGPTCTRSCGFCQVDKGHAPMPLDPQEPQKVANAVEVLQLRYVVLTAVARDDLADGGAGWFVKTMAAIRECSRETQIEVLTPDFWGGREAGVSPERLQRQRIEQVVAAQPACFNHNLETVRRLQGPVRRGAKYDRSLEVLRQVKQIDPNLPTKSGLMVGHGEQEEELIEAMADLRAVGCDRLTLGQYMRPSLDHLPVRRYWHPEDFERLGDIAREMGFAHVRSGPLVRSSYHAGEPALGMATSTS, encoded by the coding sequence ATGGCTGATTTCGATTCCCGCGCCCAACTCCGCGCCGAACTAGCAACGCTTCCCCCCTGGCTACGTCGTCCTCTGGGCCAAGCCAGTCAGATGTCTCGGGTGCAGCGGGTGATTAAACAGCGACAGATTCATACCATCTGCGAGGAGGGCCGCTGTCCCAATCGCGGTGAATGCTACGCCCAAGGAACGGCTACGTTCTTACTGATGGGCCCCACCTGCACTCGCTCCTGTGGCTTTTGTCAGGTGGATAAGGGCCATGCGCCGATGCCCTTAGATCCTCAGGAACCCCAGAAGGTGGCCAACGCCGTTGAGGTGCTGCAATTGCGCTATGTGGTCCTGACGGCGGTGGCCCGGGATGATTTAGCCGATGGGGGGGCAGGTTGGTTCGTGAAAACTATGGCCGCTATTCGAGAGTGCAGCCGTGAGACACAAATCGAAGTTCTGACCCCGGACTTCTGGGGGGGACGGGAGGCGGGAGTCTCACCCGAACGCCTACAACGGCAGCGGATTGAGCAGGTTGTGGCGGCCCAACCGGCCTGTTTTAACCATAATTTGGAGACGGTGCGTCGTTTACAGGGGCCCGTCCGTCGCGGCGCGAAATACGATCGCTCCCTAGAGGTGTTGCGCCAAGTTAAACAGATTGACCCGAACCTGCCCACCAAGTCGGGGTTAATGGTCGGTCACGGGGAACAGGAAGAGGAACTTATCGAGGCCATGGCGGATTTACGGGCCGTGGGCTGCGATCGCCTAACTCTGGGACAATATATGCGTCCCTCCCTAGACCATCTCCCGGTACGTCGCTATTGGCATCCCGAGGACTTCGAGCGTCTGGGGGATATTGCCCGAGAGATGGGCTTTGCTCATGTGCGCTCAGGCCCCCTTGTCCGGAGTTCCTATCACGCCGGAGAGCCAGCGCTAGGCATGGCTACATCAACGTCCTAG